A region from the Beduinella massiliensis genome encodes:
- a CDS encoding helix-turn-helix domain-containing protein codes for MLDYKKLGLNIKRARMKAGLTQEALAGQMKISPDYYRKLEHGVVRINLERLEQISELLSARIETFFAGTYTVRDFVEPPTDGAELVEDMLHGCSPKGMEAILSICGIVSELDKEIKK; via the coding sequence GTGCTGGATTATAAGAAACTTGGCCTCAACATCAAACGGGCTCGAATGAAGGCCGGTTTGACGCAGGAAGCTCTAGCCGGTCAGATGAAAATATCGCCGGATTACTATCGCAAGCTGGAACACGGCGTGGTCCGCATTAACCTCGAGCGGTTGGAGCAAATCAGCGAGCTGCTGTCGGCCCGGATCGAAACCTTCTTCGCGGGTACTTATACGGTTCGAGACTTTGTCGAACCGCCAACGGACGGCGCTGAATTGGTTGAGGACATGCTGCATGGATGTAGTCCAAAGGGGATGGAAGCCATTTTATCCATCTGTGGCATCGTGTCGGAGCTGGATAAAGAGATTAAAAAATGA
- a CDS encoding diacylglycerol kinase, producing the protein MAKVWKYKRWIVAAGLLLVFLLFAFNLNSLGPFDQAIYGVVSLLQCGFATRLFRGMTLLVHPVVLLAVSLALIYLVHQRTYTVPIFMNLALSVLLNLGLKSIFTRPRPVNVVRFVTETGYSFPSGHSMAAATFYGFVIYLVRQSGLSRAKKNALTVLLTGMILLVGTSRVYLGAHYGSDVIAAFCVSTAYLIVFTSFVTTYFREGRSLAPEKSMARKNDSLLISFAHALDGVIAGLKAERNMLIHFGVMSMVIVFGVILHISAAEWIVCVMLFALVMAMELVNTAIEAAVDLCTQEYDPKAKLAKDTAAGAVLVAAIGAAVVGCIIFLPKIVGIIQAEFR; encoded by the coding sequence ATGGCGAAGGTTTGGAAGTATAAGCGGTGGATTGTGGCAGCCGGCCTGCTGCTCGTTTTTTTGCTCTTTGCGTTCAATTTAAATTCCCTCGGCCCCTTCGATCAGGCGATTTATGGGGTGGTTTCGCTGCTGCAATGCGGCTTTGCGACGCGGCTTTTCAGGGGCATGACGCTGCTCGTTCATCCGGTGGTGCTTCTTGCGGTCAGCCTGGCGCTGATCTATCTGGTGCATCAGCGTACGTACACCGTGCCGATCTTCATGAATCTCGCGCTTTCCGTGCTGCTTAACCTCGGGCTCAAATCGATCTTCACGCGTCCGCGCCCCGTGAACGTGGTGCGCTTTGTGACCGAGACGGGCTATAGCTTTCCCAGCGGCCATTCGATGGCAGCCGCCACCTTTTACGGCTTCGTAATCTATCTGGTTCGTCAATCCGGGCTCAGCCGGGCGAAAAAGAACGCGCTGACCGTGCTGCTTACCGGAATGATCCTGTTGGTGGGCACGAGCCGCGTCTACCTGGGCGCACATTACGGCAGCGACGTGATCGCGGCCTTCTGCGTTTCGACTGCTTACCTGATCGTCTTTACGAGCTTTGTGACCACCTATTTCCGCGAGGGGCGCAGCCTCGCCCCGGAGAAATCGATGGCCCGCAAAAACGACAGCCTGCTCATCAGCTTTGCGCATGCATTGGACGGCGTCATCGCCGGGCTCAAGGCGGAGCGCAATATGCTCATTCATTTCGGCGTCATGTCCATGGTGATCGTCTTCGGCGTTATTTTGCACATCAGCGCCGCGGAATGGATCGTCTGCGTCATGCTCTTTGCGCTGGTCATGGCGATGGAGCTGGTCAATACGGCGATTGAAGCGGCAGTCGATCTGTGCACGCAGGAATACGATCCCAAAGCGAAGCTGGCGAAAGACACGGCGGCTGGGGCTGTGCTGGTCGCGGCGATCGGGGCCGCGGTCGTCGGCTGCATCATCTTTCTGCCTAAGATCGTCGGCATCATCCAGGCGGAATTCAGATAG
- a CDS encoding helix-turn-helix domain-containing protein — MISYKIVGNHIRNARLRLGLNQAEAAERAGISTPYYSKYERGVIKPNLDRLGDICIALNIPLETVFQGALITEDRILDNMPPSAEEFEQYLQEITKKADDRTKRIMMRICDELANLQAETSKEAE, encoded by the coding sequence ATGATCAGCTACAAGATTGTCGGAAATCACATCAGGAACGCAAGGCTACGGCTGGGGCTGAATCAAGCGGAGGCGGCGGAGCGGGCGGGAATATCAACGCCATATTACAGTAAGTATGAGCGGGGTGTCATCAAACCGAACCTCGACCGACTTGGAGATATATGTATCGCGTTGAACATTCCTCTGGAGACCGTGTTTCAAGGCGCATTGATTACGGAGGACCGGATACTGGATAACATGCCGCCAAGCGCGGAAGAGTTCGAGCAGTACTTGCAGGAGATCACCAAGAAGGCTGACGACCGAACAAAGAGAATTATGATGCGCATTTGTGATGAACTGGCGAATCTACAGGCCGAGACGTCCAAAGAGGCTGAATAG
- a CDS encoding hydratase produces MVKLYDGGVFLKDGKEILEAREGERQGLDRETARRGTMAYGILQAHNRSGDAQKLNVSFDAMASHDITFVGIIQTARASGLTKFPIPYVLTNCHNSLCAVGGTINEDDHMFGLSAARKYGGVYVPPHMAVIHQYMREMYAGCGKMILGSDSHTRYGALGTLAVGEGGGELVKQLLCKTWDIDYPGVVGVYLTGKPNPGVGPQDVALAIIGAVYERGYVKNRVMEFVGDGISNLSMDFRNGIDVMTTETTCLSSIWRTDERTQRFLAVHGRPEEYRELNPAPVAYYDGMVYVDLASVKPMIALPMHPSNVYEIEALLENPGDILRETEKKCASLLEGTGVSLTLTDKVENGRIRVDQGVIAGCAGGTYENLCAAASILRGQSCGNGRYALSVYPSSQPVMQRLIEIGDISTFIAAGATIRTAFCGPCFGAGDVPMNGGLSIRHTTRNFPNREGSKPANGQIASVALMDARSIAASSAAGGYLTPADALDVTYDVPEYTFDDAAYKSRIYSGWGCPKDQEKLIFGPNIKDWPQMSPLGEHLLLRVASLIEDPVTTTDELIPSGETSSFRSNPLGLAEFTLSRKDPAYVGRAKAVRALEEERRERGSVPEIASVLEAARRVPGCEQLTEQEITIGSCVYAVRPGDGSAREQAASCQRVLGGAANIAVEYATKRYRSNLMNWGMIPFLMEDKPAFKVDDYILVPNVREAVLGDTTHIDAYVLGRENRKITLSIAEMTPSERQIILDGCLINHYRK; encoded by the coding sequence ATGGTCAAATTATATGACGGAGGCGTATTCCTGAAGGACGGCAAGGAGATCCTGGAGGCGCGCGAAGGCGAGCGGCAGGGACTTGACCGCGAGACGGCGCGCAGGGGCACGATGGCCTACGGCATCCTGCAGGCGCACAACCGGAGCGGCGACGCGCAAAAGCTGAACGTATCCTTCGACGCGATGGCCAGCCACGACATCACGTTCGTCGGCATCATTCAGACGGCGCGCGCGTCGGGCCTCACGAAGTTCCCGATACCCTACGTGCTCACCAACTGCCACAACAGCCTGTGCGCGGTCGGCGGCACGATCAACGAGGACGACCACATGTTCGGCCTGAGTGCGGCGCGCAAGTACGGCGGCGTCTACGTGCCCCCGCACATGGCGGTCATCCATCAGTACATGCGCGAGATGTACGCGGGCTGCGGCAAGATGATCCTCGGCTCGGACAGCCATACGCGCTACGGCGCGCTGGGCACCCTGGCGGTGGGCGAGGGCGGCGGCGAGCTGGTCAAGCAGTTGCTGTGCAAGACATGGGACATCGATTATCCGGGCGTCGTGGGCGTGTATCTGACGGGCAAGCCGAACCCCGGCGTGGGCCCGCAGGACGTAGCGCTGGCGATCATCGGCGCGGTGTACGAGCGCGGCTACGTCAAGAACCGCGTGATGGAGTTCGTCGGAGACGGTATTTCGAACCTTTCGATGGACTTCAGGAACGGCATCGACGTGATGACGACGGAGACGACCTGTCTTTCCTCCATCTGGCGCACGGACGAGCGCACGCAGCGGTTCCTCGCGGTGCACGGCCGCCCGGAAGAATACCGGGAGCTGAACCCGGCCCCCGTCGCCTATTACGACGGCATGGTGTACGTAGACCTTGCGTCCGTGAAGCCGATGATCGCCCTGCCGATGCATCCCTCCAACGTATACGAAATCGAGGCGCTGCTTGAAAACCCCGGCGACATCCTGCGCGAGACGGAGAAGAAGTGCGCTTCGCTGCTGGAAGGCACGGGCGTGAGCCTGACGCTTACCGATAAGGTGGAAAACGGCCGCATCCGCGTCGACCAGGGCGTGATCGCGGGCTGCGCGGGCGGCACCTACGAAAACCTGTGCGCGGCGGCCTCCATCCTGCGCGGGCAGAGCTGCGGGAACGGCCGCTACGCGCTCAGCGTCTATCCCTCCAGCCAGCCGGTCATGCAGCGGCTGATCGAGATTGGCGATATTTCCACCTTCATCGCCGCGGGTGCGACGATTCGCACGGCGTTCTGCGGGCCGTGCTTTGGCGCGGGCGACGTGCCGATGAACGGCGGCCTTTCAATTCGCCATACGACGCGCAACTTCCCCAACCGCGAGGGCTCCAAGCCTGCGAACGGGCAGATCGCGTCGGTCGCGCTGATGGACGCCCGCTCCATCGCCGCCTCGAGCGCGGCGGGCGGCTATCTGACGCCGGCGGACGCGCTGGACGTGACCTACGACGTGCCGGAATACACGTTCGACGACGCGGCGTACAAGAGCCGCATCTACAGCGGCTGGGGCTGCCCGAAGGATCAGGAAAAGCTGATCTTCGGCCCGAACATCAAGGACTGGCCGCAGATGAGCCCGCTCGGCGAACACCTGCTGCTGCGCGTGGCCTCGCTGATCGAGGATCCGGTGACCACGACGGACGAGCTGATTCCCTCGGGCGAGACGAGCTCGTTCCGCTCCAATCCGCTGGGACTTGCCGAATTCACCCTTTCGCGCAAGGATCCGGCGTACGTAGGCCGCGCCAAGGCGGTTCGCGCGCTGGAAGAGGAGCGCAGGGAGCGGGGGAGCGTGCCTGAAATCGCCTCCGTGCTCGAGGCGGCGCGGCGGGTGCCGGGCTGCGAACAGCTCACGGAGCAGGAGATCACGATCGGCTCCTGCGTGTACGCGGTACGCCCGGGCGACGGCTCGGCGCGTGAGCAGGCCGCGAGCTGCCAGCGCGTGCTGGGCGGCGCGGCGAACATCGCGGTCGAATACGCGACGAAGCGCTATCGCTCCAACCTGATGAACTGGGGCATGATTCCCTTCCTCATGGAGGATAAGCCCGCGTTTAAGGTGGACGACTACATCCTCGTGCCGAACGTGCGCGAGGCCGTGCTGGGCGATACCACGCACATCGACGCCTACGTGTTGGGCAGAGAAAATCGAAAGATAACGCTCTCCATCGCGGAGATGACGCCCTCGGAGCGCCAGATCATCCTGGACGGCTGCCTGATCAACCATTACAGGAAGTAA
- a CDS encoding putative ABC transporter permease produces MNIALRESTRPRDVQQAAGFAVGVCFSKLFWVFMIGSFAGFILETAWCLLVHAQPELHVGVLYGPLIPIYGAGCVLLTVFLYRLRRNGAIFLAGGLIGGAFEYLCSLFQEIFFGTTSWDYSNSPLNFGGRTNIWFMLLWGALGLVWIRVLYPRLSATIERMPRATGRMLTCLLCAFMAYNLFITATAVARQSDRRAGYAPSSAFERYLDTHYTDAYLNRFFPTAKAV; encoded by the coding sequence ATGAATATCGCCCTGAGAGAATCTACCCGTCCGCGAGACGTGCAGCAGGCCGCGGGCTTTGCCGTCGGCGTTTGCTTTTCCAAGCTGTTTTGGGTCTTCATGATCGGCAGCTTCGCCGGGTTCATTTTGGAGACAGCCTGGTGCCTCCTCGTGCACGCCCAGCCGGAACTGCACGTCGGCGTCCTGTACGGCCCGCTCATTCCGATTTACGGCGCGGGCTGCGTGCTGCTCACGGTGTTCCTGTATCGCCTTCGCCGCAACGGGGCGATCTTTCTCGCCGGAGGGCTCATCGGCGGCGCGTTCGAGTACCTCTGCAGCCTCTTCCAGGAGATTTTTTTCGGCACGACCTCTTGGGATTACTCCAATTCGCCGCTCAATTTTGGAGGGCGCACGAACATCTGGTTCATGTTGCTATGGGGCGCGCTGGGGCTCGTGTGGATTCGCGTGCTGTATCCGCGCCTTTCCGCGACGATTGAACGCATGCCCCGCGCTACCGGGCGGATGCTGACCTGCCTGCTCTGCGCGTTTATGGCCTACAACCTTTTCATCACCGCCACAGCCGTCGCCCGCCAGAGCGACCGCCGGGCAGGCTACGCGCCCTCCAGCGCCTTTGAACGCTATCTCGACACGCATTACACCGACGCCTACCTGAACCGCTTCTTTCCCACCGCCAAAGCAGTCTGA
- a CDS encoding helix-turn-helix domain-containing protein, producing MDEKEKALHEMQNRFLAIRKALKKSQAEMSQALGYSDSYYSKLEVGKDEIRKNVIYQVCLTFNVSREYLIKGEGPMFVEADVRMERLCKLFKELSEPCQELLLDMVEYTVNKRQAEKAQAERLEADVETNVSEEESPAIE from the coding sequence ATGGACGAAAAAGAAAAAGCCTTGCATGAAATGCAGAACCGGTTTTTGGCGATCCGAAAAGCCTTGAAAAAGTCACAGGCAGAAATGTCTCAGGCTTTAGGCTATTCCGATTCCTATTACAGCAAGTTGGAAGTCGGCAAGGATGAGATTCGCAAGAATGTCATTTATCAGGTGTGCCTCACGTTTAATGTATCGCGCGAATACCTCATCAAGGGCGAGGGGCCGATGTTCGTGGAAGCCGACGTGCGCATGGAGCGCCTTTGTAAGCTGTTCAAAGAATTATCCGAGCCCTGCCAGGAGCTATTGCTGGATATGGTCGAATACACGGTCAACAAGCGTCAAGCGGAAAAGGCTCAAGCCGAGCGTTTGGAGGCAGATGTTGAAACCAACGTAAGCGAGGAAGAATCCCCGGCAATCGAATGA
- a CDS encoding EamA family transporter, whose product MKKEQMRNSLLLLLTAAIWGVAFVAQSVGMDYVGPFTFNGVRSLIGGIVLLPLVLGKKRRADAAKVGPADRRTLLLGGVLCGAVLFAASSLQQIGIQYTTVGKAGFITACYIVIVPLLGLAFGKRCGLFTWLAVALALLGLYLLCITETLSVGKGDLLMLGCALLFSVHILVIDFFSPRVDGVAMSCIQFFVCALLSAVPVFVGERPQISAILAAWAPVLYAGVLSCGVAYTLQIVGQKGMNPTVASLILSLESCISVLAGWLILGQRLSGREILGCLVMFAAIVLAQLPQKRLKA is encoded by the coding sequence ATGAAAAAGGAACAGATGCGCAATTCACTTCTACTGCTCCTGACGGCGGCGATTTGGGGCGTCGCCTTCGTGGCCCAAAGCGTGGGCATGGATTATGTCGGCCCTTTTACCTTCAACGGCGTGCGCAGCCTGATCGGCGGCATCGTGCTGCTTCCGCTCGTGCTCGGCAAGAAACGCAGAGCGGATGCGGCCAAGGTGGGCCCGGCGGACCGGCGAACGCTGCTGCTGGGCGGCGTTCTTTGCGGCGCGGTGCTCTTTGCGGCCAGCAGCCTTCAGCAGATCGGCATCCAGTATACGACCGTGGGTAAGGCGGGGTTCATTACAGCCTGCTATATCGTCATCGTGCCGCTGCTGGGCCTCGCCTTCGGAAAGCGCTGCGGTCTGTTTACGTGGCTTGCGGTCGCGCTGGCGCTGCTCGGGCTCTATCTTCTGTGCATCACGGAGACGCTCTCCGTCGGCAAGGGGGATCTGCTGATGCTGGGGTGCGCGCTGCTCTTCTCGGTGCACATTCTGGTGATCGACTTCTTTTCGCCTCGTGTGGATGGGGTCGCGATGTCCTGCATCCAGTTCTTCGTCTGCGCGCTGCTCAGCGCCGTGCCGGTGTTTGTAGGGGAGCGGCCGCAGATCTCTGCGATTCTCGCGGCCTGGGCGCCGGTGCTCTACGCGGGCGTGCTCTCCTGCGGCGTGGCGTATACGCTGCAAATCGTAGGTCAGAAGGGCATGAACCCGACGGTGGCTTCCCTCATTTTAAGCCTGGAATCGTGCATCTCCGTCCTCGCGGGCTGGCTGATCCTCGGCCAGCGGCTGAGCGGGAGGGAAATTCTCGGCTGCCTGGTGATGTTCGCCGCCATTGTGCTCGCGCAGCTTCCCCAAAAGCGTTTAAAGGCGTAG
- a CDS encoding AAA family ATPase — protein MYCILICGAPASGKSTLARELSRALALPLMSKDDIKEILFDTLGFESRAEKVALGEAAMHMLYAFAETMMRAGQTFMLENNFEAVSKPELLRLLAAYRCEPLTVCCSCDPGVLHARFLARERDPSRHRGHVVNTRYPERAGENAQAEPVDFERFISSLRRRGMLDFSVGGARVEVDTTDFSQVCYAEIAAQVRKLMAAKPNEDGGI, from the coding sequence ATGTATTGTATCTTGATTTGCGGCGCGCCTGCTTCCGGGAAGAGCACGCTGGCCCGTGAGCTGTCGAGGGCGCTTGCTCTCCCCCTGATGAGCAAGGATGACATCAAGGAAATCCTATTTGACACGCTGGGGTTTGAGTCCCGCGCCGAAAAGGTGGCTCTGGGCGAAGCCGCTATGCATATGCTCTACGCCTTCGCGGAGACGATGATGCGCGCCGGGCAGACGTTTATGCTGGAGAACAACTTTGAAGCGGTTTCCAAGCCGGAGCTTTTGCGCCTGCTCGCGGCCTATCGCTGCGAACCACTGACCGTCTGCTGCTCGTGCGATCCGGGGGTGCTGCACGCGCGTTTTCTGGCTCGGGAAAGGGACCCTTCGCGCCATCGGGGACACGTCGTCAATACGCGATACCCCGAGCGGGCGGGGGAAAATGCGCAGGCGGAACCGGTAGACTTTGAACGCTTCATCTCCTCGCTCCGGCGGCGCGGCATGCTGGACTTTTCGGTCGGCGGCGCGCGCGTCGAGGTGGACACGACGGACTTCTCGCAGGTGTGCTATGCGGAAATCGCCGCGCAGGTGCGGAAGTTGATGGCGGCAAAGCCGAATGAGGACGGGGGCATTTGA
- a CDS encoding helix-turn-helix domain-containing protein, protein MAVSLLLLGRRIREARKQKKFTQEQLAEMIDVSPSHMSKVERGENQISLLALGRLCDVLDVPFELIASGASVPANPEYNQQFTAILQDCDEQTIAAMLDICQRVKDVRNLPK, encoded by the coding sequence ATGGCAGTATCGTTACTGCTGCTGGGAAGGCGAATACGCGAAGCTCGCAAGCAGAAGAAATTCACGCAGGAGCAGCTTGCCGAGATGATCGATGTATCTCCCTCGCATATGTCAAAGGTGGAACGTGGCGAGAACCAAATTTCCCTTCTGGCCTTGGGTCGCCTTTGTGACGTATTGGACGTTCCTTTTGAGCTAATCGCGAGCGGCGCGTCCGTACCGGCAAATCCCGAATACAACCAGCAGTTTACCGCCATTCTTCAAGACTGCGATGAACAGACCATCGCGGCTATGCTGGACATATGCCAGCGTGTTAAGGATGTGCGCAATCTGCCTAAATAG
- a CDS encoding helix-turn-helix transcriptional regulator, translating into MDKRYVEIGQRLQKAREHRGLSVEELAERVTEYSTEEIRQFEAGECELDVNAFVALCLALETDMEWLLHGISTKERHGVESVFATYYGEDDSEPAKQ; encoded by the coding sequence ATGGATAAGCGGTACGTCGAAATTGGCCAGCGCCTCCAAAAAGCACGGGAACACAGAGGGCTCTCGGTGGAGGAACTTGCCGAAAGAGTGACAGAATACAGCACGGAGGAAATCCGGCAGTTTGAGGCTGGCGAGTGCGAACTGGACGTGAACGCCTTTGTCGCGTTATGCCTTGCGTTGGAAACCGATATGGAATGGTTGCTGCACGGCATATCGACTAAAGAACGGCACGGGGTTGAAAGCGTGTTTGCGACCTACTATGGGGAGGATGATTCAGAACCGGCCAAGCAATAA
- a CDS encoding urea carboxylase-associated family protein: MQEYIIGACSGKAIDVKKNKTITVVDLEGQQVVDFFAEAQCNADEFLSTGVTIDCNDSLKIKVGNTIFTNLYRPMFIVVSDDVGEHDLLHPCCRPEMYDFFYNNGTGHSSCLDNINTSLNEKRPIITPFNIFMYTKINEDGSISVEEPVSKPGDAIKLKALMDVRLGIAACSVSESKCNGGKCSPIKIIIE; this comes from the coding sequence ATGCAAGAATATATCATCGGTGCGTGTAGCGGAAAGGCAATCGATGTAAAGAAAAACAAAACCATTACAGTCGTGGATTTGGAAGGCCAGCAAGTAGTAGATTTCTTTGCGGAAGCTCAATGTAATGCAGATGAGTTTTTGTCCACTGGCGTTACCATCGACTGCAATGATTCCTTGAAAATTAAAGTTGGCAATACCATCTTTACAAACCTTTATCGTCCCATGTTTATTGTCGTGTCGGACGATGTTGGCGAGCACGACTTGTTGCACCCCTGTTGCAGGCCGGAAATGTATGATTTTTTCTATAATAATGGAACAGGCCATTCAAGCTGCTTAGACAATATCAATACCAGCCTGAACGAAAAGCGTCCAATTATTACGCCCTTCAACATTTTCATGTACACGAAAATCAACGAAGATGGAAGCATATCTGTGGAAGAACCAGTTTCAAAGCCCGGTGATGCCATCAAGTTAAAAGCCCTCATGGATGTGCGTTTGGGTATAGCAGCTTGCAGCGTATCAGAGAGTAAATGCAACGGCGGAAAATGCTCCCCCATCAAAATCATTATCGAGTAA
- a CDS encoding MATE family efflux transporter → MAKSMDMTRGRPARLIVTFALPLMLGTIFQQLYSLVDSAVVGRLLGVDAFAAVGAASFFGWLSFSVVLGLSQGFGVLFAQRFGAKTGLKRAVSMALLLTLALGAALTALFQLAVHPVLLLVRTPDALLSGALAYLRWTLGGLVVTFLYNAAASLLRAVGDGRTPLVAVILSSVLNIVLDLLFVAALHLGISGVALATVLAQFFAFGYCLWKLRTYPDLLPALGDFRLEAGTLHELLRLGAPLAFRDAVISVGGLVVQSVINGYGVLFVAGTTAARRYFGLMEMAGGALEGALATFVGQNYGAGEGDRIRTGVRICVRIAVVCAVAVALLIVALGRPLLGLLVAPGEEAAQAIGVGYANLCAIALCLPALYLLYVYRSALQGIGRPFVPMLSGFAELLLRIAAVYLLPRWFGVWGVYFAEPAGWVGAGLLLCVSYYRCQKKMRF, encoded by the coding sequence ATGGCCAAGAGCATGGACATGACCCGCGGCCGCCCCGCACGGTTGATCGTCACGTTCGCGTTGCCCCTCATGCTGGGAACGATCTTCCAGCAGCTTTACAGCCTGGTGGACAGCGCGGTCGTCGGTCGCCTGCTCGGCGTGGATGCGTTCGCCGCGGTGGGCGCGGCCAGCTTCTTCGGCTGGCTGTCATTCAGCGTAGTGCTCGGCCTGTCGCAGGGCTTTGGCGTGCTGTTCGCCCAGCGCTTCGGCGCGAAGACGGGGCTCAAGCGGGCCGTCTCCATGGCGCTGCTGCTCACCCTAGCGCTCGGCGCCGCACTGACGGCGCTGTTTCAGCTTGCCGTACACCCTGTGCTGCTGCTCGTGCGCACGCCCGACGCGCTGCTTTCCGGCGCGCTCGCCTATCTGCGCTGGACGCTGGGCGGGCTCGTCGTCACCTTCCTTTATAATGCCGCCGCCTCGCTGCTGCGCGCGGTCGGCGACGGGCGCACGCCGCTCGTCGCGGTCATCCTTTCCAGCGTTCTCAACATCGTGCTGGACCTGCTCTTCGTCGCGGCCCTGCATTTGGGCATCAGCGGCGTGGCGCTGGCGACGGTGCTTGCGCAGTTCTTTGCCTTCGGCTATTGTCTATGGAAGCTGCGCACCTATCCCGACCTGCTGCCCGCCCTCGGGGATTTCAGGCTTGAAGCCGGCACGCTCCACGAGCTGCTCCGGCTGGGCGCGCCCCTCGCCTTCCGCGACGCGGTCATCTCGGTCGGCGGGCTCGTCGTGCAGTCGGTCATCAATGGCTACGGCGTGCTGTTCGTCGCGGGTACGACGGCCGCCCGCCGCTACTTCGGGCTGATGGAGATGGCAGGCGGTGCGCTGGAGGGTGCCTTGGCGACCTTCGTCGGTCAGAACTACGGCGCCGGAGAGGGAGACCGCATTCGCACGGGCGTCCGTATCTGCGTCCGCATTGCGGTCGTATGCGCCGTCGCTGTGGCGCTGCTCATCGTCGCGCTGGGGCGTCCGCTCCTGGGCCTGCTCGTCGCTCCCGGCGAGGAGGCCGCGCAGGCGATCGGCGTCGGCTACGCGAACCTGTGCGCCATCGCCCTGTGTCTGCCCGCGCTCTATCTGCTCTACGTCTATCGCTCCGCGCTGCAAGGTATCGGCCGGCCCTTTGTGCCGATGCTGTCGGGTTTTGCCGAGCTGCTGCTGCGCATCGCGGCGGTGTACCTATTGCCCCGTTGGTTCGGCGTATGGGGCGTGTACTTCGCGGAGCCTGCCGGGTGGGTTGGCGCGGGGCTGTTGCTCTGCGTCAGCTACTACCGCTGTCAAAAAAAGATGCGTTTCTGA
- a CDS encoding helix-turn-helix domain-containing protein, whose translation MENKQGLFAIDYERIGLRIRKARKEAHKTQEQLAEDTGISVSFLGHIERGARKMSLETFSRLCIVLDLSPFYLLYGGRDPFLSSTQKAVVFEALREMVDELSERWGGAGVSIFNKQNCLK comes from the coding sequence ATGGAAAACAAACAGGGACTGTTCGCCATCGATTACGAGAGAATTGGGCTGAGGATTCGGAAAGCGCGCAAAGAAGCGCACAAGACTCAGGAGCAGTTAGCCGAGGACACGGGGATCTCCGTTTCGTTCCTCGGCCACATTGAGCGGGGCGCCAGGAAGATGTCGCTGGAGACCTTTTCGCGCCTGTGCATCGTGCTAGACCTGAGTCCGTTTTATCTGCTATACGGCGGGCGAGACCCCTTTTTGTCCAGCACACAAAAGGCCGTGGTTTTCGAGGCCCTGCGTGAAATGGTGGACGAGCTTTCCGAACGTTGGGGTGGAGCCGGTGTTTCCATATTCAACAAGCAAAATTGTTTAAAATAA